A genomic window from Balaenoptera acutorostrata chromosome 20, mBalAcu1.1, whole genome shotgun sequence includes:
- the NFE2L1 gene encoding endoplasmic reticulum membrane sensor NFE2L1 isoform X4, producing the protein MNEAVLDIDLIDILWRQDIDLGAGREIFDYSHRQKEQDVDKELRDGAEQEDTWPGEGAEALARNLLVDGETGESFPAQVPGGEDQTALSLEECLRLLEATCPFGENAEFPADISSITEAVPSESEPPGLQNNLLSPLLTGTESPFDLEQQWQDLMSIMEMQAMEVNTSTSEILYDAPPGDPLSTNYSLAPNTPINQNVSLHQASLGGCSQDFSLFSPEVESLPVAGSSTLLPLVPSNSTSLNSTFGSTNLAGLFFPPQLNGTANDTAGPELPDPLGGLLDEAMLDEISLMDLAIEEGFNPVQASQLEEEFDSDSGLSLDSSHSPSSLSSSEGSSSSSSSSSSSSSSSSSSSASSSASSSFSEEGAVGYSSDSETLDLEEAEGAVGYQPEYSKFCRMSYQDPAQLSCLPYLEHVGHNHTYNMAPSALDSADLPPPSTLKKGSKEKQADFLDKQMSRDEHRARAMKIPFTNDKIINLPVEEFNELLSKYQLSEAQLSLIRDIRRRGKNKMAAQNCRKRKLDTILNLERDVEDLQRDKARLLREKVEFLRSLRQMKQKVQSLYQEVFGRLRDENGRPYSPSQYALQYAGDGSVLLIPRTLADQQARRQERKPKDRRK; encoded by the exons ATGAATGAAGCTGTGCTG GACATAGATCTGATTGACATCCTTTGGCGACAGGATATTGACCTGGGGGCTGGGCGTGAGATTTTTGACTACAGTCATCGCCAGAAGGAGCAGGATGTGGATAAGGAACTGCGAGATGGAGCAGAGCAGGAGGACACCTGGCCAGGCGAGGGTGCAGAAGCTCTGGCACGAAACCTGCTAGTGGATGGAGAGACTGGGGAGAGCTTCCCTGCACAG GTGCCTGGTGGGGAGGACCAGACAGCCCTGTCCCTGGAAGAGTGCCTTAGGCTGCTGGAGGCCACCTGCCCCTTTGGGGAGAATGCTGAG TTTCCAGCAGACATTTCCAGCATAACAGAAGCAGTGCCTAGTGAGAGTGAGCCCCCAGGTCTTCAAAACAATCTTTTGTCTCCTCTCCTGACGGGGACAGAGTCTCCATTTGATTTGGAACAGCAGTGGCAAGATCTCATGTCCATCATGGAAATGCAG GCCATGGAAGTGAACACATCAACAAGTGAAATCCTGTACGATGCCCCTCCAGGAGACCCACTGAGCACCAACTACAGCCTTGCCCCCAACACTCCCATCAATCAGAATGTCAGCCTGCATCAGGCGTCCCTGGGGGGCTGCAGCCAGGACTTCTCACTCTTCAGCCCTGAGGTGGAGAGCCTGCCTGTGGCCGGCAGCTCCACGCTGCTCCCGCTGGTCCCCAGCAATTCTACCAGCCTCAACTCCACCTTTGGTTCCACCAACCTGGCAGGGCTCTTCTTTCCACCCCAGCTGAATGGCACAGCCAACGACACAGCAGGCCCTGAGCTGCCTGACCCACTCGGGGGTCTGTTAGATGAAGCCATGCTAGATGAGATCAGCCTGATGGACCTGGCCATTGAAGAAGGCTTTAACCCCGTGCAGGCCTCCCAGCTCGAAGAGGAATTTGACTCTGACTCAGGCCTCTCCTTGGACTCCAGCCATAGCCCTTCCTCCCTGAGCAGCTCTGAAGGTAGttcttcctcctcctcgtcctcctcctcctcctcttcttcctcttcttcttcctctgcttcttcctcagcctcttcctccttttctgagGAAGGTGCAGTTGGCTACAGTTCTGACTCTGAGACCTTGGATCTGGAAGAGGCTGAGGGCGCTGTGGGCTACCAGCCCGAGTATTCCAAGTTCTGCCGCATGAGCTACCAGGACCCAGCTCAGCTCTCCTGCCTGCCCTATTTGGAGCACGTGGGCCACAACCACACATACAACATGGCACCCAGTGCCCTCGACTCCGCTGACCTGCCACCACCCAGCACCCTCAAGAAGGGCAGCAAGGAGAAGCAGGCTGACTTCCTGGACAAACAGATGAGCCGGGATGAACATCGAGCCCGAGCCATGAAGATCCCCTTCACCAACGACAAGATCATCAACCTGCCTGTGGAGGAGTTCAACGAGCTGCTGTCCAAGTACCAGCTGAGCGAGGCCCAGCTGAGCCTCATCCGTGACATCCGGCGCCGTGGCAAGAACAAGATGGCGGCGCAGAACTGCCGCAAGCGCAAGCTGGACACCATCCTGAACCTGGAGCGGGATGTGGAGGACCTGCAGCGCGATAAAGCCCGGCTGCTGCGGGAGAAGGTGGAGTTCCTCCGGTCCCTGCGGCAGATGAAGCAGAAGGTCCAGAGCTTGTACCAGGAAGTGTTTGGGCGGCTGCGGGATGAGAACGGGCGGCCCTACTCGCCCAGTCAGTATGCGCTGCAGTATGCCGGGGATGGCAGCGTCCTCCTCATTCCCCGCACCTTGGCTGACCAGCAGGCTCGGCGGCAGGAGAGGAAGCCGAAGGACCGGAGAAAGTGa
- the CBX1 gene encoding chromobox protein homolog 1 has product MGKKQNKKKVEEVLEEEEEEYVVEKVLDRRVVKGKVEYLLKWKGFSDEDNTWEPEENLDCPDLIAEFLQSQKTAHETDKSEGGKRKADSDSEDKGEESKPKKKKEESEKPRGFARGLEPERIIGATDSSGELMFLMKWKNSDEADLVPAKEANVKCPQVVISFYEERLTWHSYPSEDDDKKDDKN; this is encoded by the exons atggggaaaaaacaaaacaagaagaaagtggaggaggtgctagaagaagaggaagaagaatatgTGGTGGAAAAAGTTCTCGACCGTCGAGTGGTAAAGGGCAAAGTGGAGTACCTCCTAAAGTGGAAGGGGTTCTCAGA TGAGGACAACACATGGGAGCCAGAAGAAAACCTGGATTGCCCCGACCTCATTGCTGAGTTCCTGCAGTCACAGAAAACAGCACACGAGACAGATAAATCAGAGGGAGGCAAGCGCAAAGCTGATTCTGATTCGGAAGATAAGGGGGAGGAGAGCAaaccaaagaagaagaaagaagag TCAGAAAAGCCACGAGGCTTTGCCCGGGGTTTGGAACCGGAGCGGATTATTGGAGCTACAGACTCCAGTGGAGAACTCATGTTCCTGATGAAATG GAAAAACTCTGATGAGGCTGACCTGGTCCCTGCCAAGGAAGCCAATGTCAAGTGCCCACAGGTTGTCATATCCTTCTATGAGGAAAGGCTGACGTGGCATTCCTACCCCTCGGAGGATGATGACAAAAAAGATGACAAGAATTAA